The following are encoded together in the Neomonachus schauinslandi chromosome 15, ASM220157v2, whole genome shotgun sequence genome:
- the LOC110592990 gene encoding MYCBP-associated protein isoform X2, whose protein sequence is MKSLKKESRLRIPANKFLEAAEVIKEKKRAKVAEQPTPPIQEEPEPVSNILQGDDILALAIKKEDLKKQHIPRFIETQDRPAITQKFIIRKLRPKDPKRKVCRLVAHPATPDAATKPLDYSGPGDSFHDRDQILPHHILGSLQDFKRIAVAQGNTQLAELIHTPPGLVTLISAKEEPKQKDPKEEKAHPWAPPPQHNFLKNWQRHIALWKKQQEALSERLKKPVSELLMHTGETYRHIQEERELIDRTLSTQHDGKSCEETSGFWSRLEYLGDELTGLVMTKTKAQRGLLEPITYVRKPQCIQAEMGLLAQKEAPYRYTWDRSLFLIYRRTELRKVMAELDFSQQDIDGLEVVGRGQPFTTVKVEDYSVFGRSQESSSEDMVPLDLASYPDVVPMPILGPSLLFCGKPACWIRGSNPQDKKHVGIAVRLTFETLEGEKTSSELTTVNNGTVAIWYAWRRRSQLDSFQGLKRNRMQRFYFNNREGVILPGETKTFTFFFKSLHAGIFREYWEFGTHPTLLGGAPLQVNLYAVSLTQDIFREERKLLKLKLAAHEAVTIVESVLQELLSGILTLERVQSPVDAYLTEEDLFHHRNPRLHYQHQVVQSLHGLWRQFLNVPPKAEEARPGKDEHPSPGARAAAPRPASLEKPSVSREPSAHFKSPVPESQPTRQENEARDAFGPQKPGVGARASHRKSIMEEILVEESPDLGNTKSPWELHGLPPTEWNLCLEDFRKAVMTLPEENQREDALIRLNKAALELCQEQRPLQSNFLHQTCLQLWRDMIDGLVSHSLWLRALLGLPEKETIYLDIPEEQDRKSPLGTEVKVTTTKFGKEDRKGVAQEKKQLGIKEDRKAAKLLGKEDRSNSKKHKAKDDKKPMKSSSRDGLSLEEPAPEGTTTSQEPTDPLVMEKYTKRLHTEVYGLLDTLMTDLMVLADELRPVKDVEETLRLCT, encoded by the exons ATGAAGTCTCTAAAGAAGGAGTCCCGCCTCAGAATACCTGCAAACAAATTCTTGGAGGCCGCAGAAGTCATTAAAG aAAAGAAGCGGGCAAAGGTAGCTGAACAGCCTACACCCCCCATTCAGGAAGAACCTGAGCCTGTTAGCAATATCCTACAAGGGGATGACATTCTTGCCTTAGCCATTAAGAAGGAAGACCTGAAGAAG caacACATTCCTCGCTTTATTGAGACACAAGATAGACCTGCCATCACCCAGAAATTTATCATCCGTAAACTCAGACCCAAGGATCCAAAGAGGAAGGTCTGCCGCTTAGTAGCACATCCTGCTACTCCAGATGCAGCCACGAAGCCCCTGGACTACTCTG GCCCAGGTGACAGCTTCCATGACCGTGACCAGATCCTGCCTCACCACATCTTGGGGAGTCTCCAGGACTTTAAGAGAATTGCAGTCGCTCAAGGGAACACCCAG CTGGCTGAGCTGATACACACCCCGCCAGGTCTGGTGACCCTCATCTCTGCTAAAGAAGAGCCAAAGCAGAAAGACCCAAAAGAAGAGAAGGCACatccctgggccccacctccTCAGCACAACTTTCTCAAAAACTGGCAGCGCCACATCGCCTTGTGGAAGAAGCAGCAGGAAGCCCTCAGTG AACGCCTGAAGAAGCCAGTGAGCGAGCTGCTGATGCACACTGGGGAGACCTACAGACACATCCAAGAGGAGCGGGAGCTCATTGACCGAACACTTTCAACACAGCATGATGGGAAG AGCTGTGAAGAGACCAGTGGGTTCTGGAGTCGCCTGGAATACCTGGGAGATGAATTGACGGGTCTGGTAATGACCAAGACAAAAGCTCAGCGTGGCCTCCTGGAACCGATCACTTATGTCAGGAAGCCCCAGTGCATCCAGGCGGAGATGG GACTGCTGGCCCAGAAGGAGGCTCCGTACCGCTACACCTGGGATCGGAGTCTGTTTCTGATCTACCGACGCACGGAGCTGCGGAAGGTCATGGCAGAGCTGGATTTTAGCCAGCAG GATATTGATGGCCTggaggtggtgggcagagggcagCCTTTCACGACTGTTAAGGTGGAAGACTATTCAGTATTTGGTAGGAGCCAGGAAAGCTCCTCTGAAGACATGGTGCCCTT AGACTTGGCCAGTTACCCTGATGTGGTCCCCATGCCTATTCTTGGCCCTTCTCTGCTGTTCTGTGGGAAGCCAGCTTGCTGGATCAGAGGCAGTAACCCACAGGACAAG AAGCACGTTGGAATTGCTGTCCGCTTGACCTTTGAAACTCTAGAAGGGGAGAAGACATCTTCGGAACTGACCACGGTCAATAACGGCACAGTGGCCATTTGGTACGCCTGGCGGCGGCGCTCCCAGCTGGACTCCTTCCAAGGCCTGAAGAGAAACAGGATGCAGCGGTTTTATTTCAACAATCGGGAAG GTGTGATTCTGCCTGGAGAAACGAAAACCTTTACCTTCTTCTTCAAATCTTTGCATGCTGGCATCTTCAGGGAATATTGGGAGTTTGGAACTCACCCCACCCTATTAGGAGGGGCTCCCCTGCAGGTCAATCTCTACGCAGTCTCCCTGACCCAGGACATTtttagggaagaaaggaagttaCTGAAG CTCAAGCTGGCTGCCCACGAAGCAGTCACCATCGTGGAGAGCGTGCTGCAGGAGCTGCTGAGTGGGATCCTGACCCTGGAGCGTGTACAGTCCCCTGTGGACGCCTATCTCACTGAGGAGGACTTGTTCCACCATAGGAATCCTCGG CTGCATTACCAGCACCAAGTGGTGCAAAGCCTGCACGGCCTGTGGCGCCAGTTCTTGAACGTGCCCCCCAAGGCCGAGGAGGCCAGGCCCGGCAAGGATGAGCACCCCAGCCCCGGAGCCCGGGCTGCCGCGCCCCGGCCAGCCTCCTTGGAGAAGCCctctgtgagcagggagccttcaGCACACTTTAAGAGCCCAGTCCCAGAATCCCAACCGACCCGGCAGGAGAATGAGGCCCGAGATGCTTTTGGGCCCCAGAAGCCGGGAGTGGGGGCCCGGGCTTCTCATCGGAAGAGCATTATGGAGGAGATCCTGGTGGAGGAGAGCCCAGACCTGGGGAACACCAAGAGCCCCTGGGAGCTACATGGCCTTCCCCCCACCGAGTGGAATCTCTGCTTGGAGGATTTCAGAAAG GCAGTGATGACACTCCCTGAGGAGAACCAGAGGGAGGACGCCCTCATCAGGCTCAACAAAGCAGCCCTGGAGCTGTGCCAGGAGCAGAGGCCCCTGCAGTCCAACTTCCTGCACCAGACATG TTTGCAGCTGTGGCGGGATATGATCGATGGCCTGGTGAGCCATTCCCTGTGGCTGAGGGCTCTGCTGGGCCTGCCCGAGAAGGAGACCATCTATTTGGACATTCCAGAAGAGCAAG ATCGAAAGTCTCCTCTTGGCACGGAAGTGAAAGTAACCACCACGAAATTTGGGAAGGAGGACCGGAAAGGAGTAGCCCAGGAAAAGAAGCAGCTGGGAATCAAAGAGGACAGAAAAGCAGCCAAGTTGCTAGGGAAAGAG GACCGTTCAAACAGCAAGAAGCACAAGGCAAAGGATGACAAGAAACCAATGAAATCTTCAAGTCGGGACGGGCTTTCCTTGGAAGAACCTGCCCCTGAGGGCACAACCACTTCTCAGGAGCCCACAGATCCCCTGGTCATGGAGAAGTACACCAAGAGACTGCACACGGAG GTCTACGGGCTGCTGGACACCCTAATGACTGACCTGATGGTCCTGGCTGACGAGCTCAGACCTGTAAAGGATGTCGAGGAGACTTTGCGTCTTTGCACCTGA
- the LOC110592990 gene encoding MYCBP-associated protein isoform X1: MKSLKKESRLRIPANKFLEAAEVIKEKKRAKVAEQPTPPIQEEPEPVSNILQGDDILALAIKKEDLKKQHIPRFIETQDRPAITQKFIIRKLRPKDPKRKVCRLVAHPATPDAATKPLDYSGMAPPWPGPLSSWAGLQRELGPGDSFHDRDQILPHHILGSLQDFKRIAVAQGNTQLAELIHTPPGLVTLISAKEEPKQKDPKEEKAHPWAPPPQHNFLKNWQRHIALWKKQQEALSERLKKPVSELLMHTGETYRHIQEERELIDRTLSTQHDGKSCEETSGFWSRLEYLGDELTGLVMTKTKAQRGLLEPITYVRKPQCIQAEMGLLAQKEAPYRYTWDRSLFLIYRRTELRKVMAELDFSQQDIDGLEVVGRGQPFTTVKVEDYSVFGRSQESSSEDMVPLDLASYPDVVPMPILGPSLLFCGKPACWIRGSNPQDKKHVGIAVRLTFETLEGEKTSSELTTVNNGTVAIWYAWRRRSQLDSFQGLKRNRMQRFYFNNREGVILPGETKTFTFFFKSLHAGIFREYWEFGTHPTLLGGAPLQVNLYAVSLTQDIFREERKLLKLKLAAHEAVTIVESVLQELLSGILTLERVQSPVDAYLTEEDLFHHRNPRLHYQHQVVQSLHGLWRQFLNVPPKAEEARPGKDEHPSPGARAAAPRPASLEKPSVSREPSAHFKSPVPESQPTRQENEARDAFGPQKPGVGARASHRKSIMEEILVEESPDLGNTKSPWELHGLPPTEWNLCLEDFRKAVMTLPEENQREDALIRLNKAALELCQEQRPLQSNFLHQTCLQLWRDMIDGLVSHSLWLRALLGLPEKETIYLDIPEEQDRKSPLGTEVKVTTTKFGKEDRKGVAQEKKQLGIKEDRKAAKLLGKEQDRSNSKKHKAKDDKKPMKSSSRDGLSLEEPAPEGTTTSQEPTDPLVMEKYTKRLHTEVYGLLDTLMTDLMVLADELRPVKDVEETLRLCT; this comes from the exons ATGAAGTCTCTAAAGAAGGAGTCCCGCCTCAGAATACCTGCAAACAAATTCTTGGAGGCCGCAGAAGTCATTAAAG aAAAGAAGCGGGCAAAGGTAGCTGAACAGCCTACACCCCCCATTCAGGAAGAACCTGAGCCTGTTAGCAATATCCTACAAGGGGATGACATTCTTGCCTTAGCCATTAAGAAGGAAGACCTGAAGAAG caacACATTCCTCGCTTTATTGAGACACAAGATAGACCTGCCATCACCCAGAAATTTATCATCCGTAAACTCAGACCCAAGGATCCAAAGAGGAAGGTCTGCCGCTTAGTAGCACATCCTGCTACTCCAGATGCAGCCACGAAGCCCCTGGACTACTCTGGTATGGCCCCGCCTTGGCCCGGGCCTCTGAGTTCATGGGCCGGCCTCCAGAGGGAGCTGG GCCCAGGTGACAGCTTCCATGACCGTGACCAGATCCTGCCTCACCACATCTTGGGGAGTCTCCAGGACTTTAAGAGAATTGCAGTCGCTCAAGGGAACACCCAG CTGGCTGAGCTGATACACACCCCGCCAGGTCTGGTGACCCTCATCTCTGCTAAAGAAGAGCCAAAGCAGAAAGACCCAAAAGAAGAGAAGGCACatccctgggccccacctccTCAGCACAACTTTCTCAAAAACTGGCAGCGCCACATCGCCTTGTGGAAGAAGCAGCAGGAAGCCCTCAGTG AACGCCTGAAGAAGCCAGTGAGCGAGCTGCTGATGCACACTGGGGAGACCTACAGACACATCCAAGAGGAGCGGGAGCTCATTGACCGAACACTTTCAACACAGCATGATGGGAAG AGCTGTGAAGAGACCAGTGGGTTCTGGAGTCGCCTGGAATACCTGGGAGATGAATTGACGGGTCTGGTAATGACCAAGACAAAAGCTCAGCGTGGCCTCCTGGAACCGATCACTTATGTCAGGAAGCCCCAGTGCATCCAGGCGGAGATGG GACTGCTGGCCCAGAAGGAGGCTCCGTACCGCTACACCTGGGATCGGAGTCTGTTTCTGATCTACCGACGCACGGAGCTGCGGAAGGTCATGGCAGAGCTGGATTTTAGCCAGCAG GATATTGATGGCCTggaggtggtgggcagagggcagCCTTTCACGACTGTTAAGGTGGAAGACTATTCAGTATTTGGTAGGAGCCAGGAAAGCTCCTCTGAAGACATGGTGCCCTT AGACTTGGCCAGTTACCCTGATGTGGTCCCCATGCCTATTCTTGGCCCTTCTCTGCTGTTCTGTGGGAAGCCAGCTTGCTGGATCAGAGGCAGTAACCCACAGGACAAG AAGCACGTTGGAATTGCTGTCCGCTTGACCTTTGAAACTCTAGAAGGGGAGAAGACATCTTCGGAACTGACCACGGTCAATAACGGCACAGTGGCCATTTGGTACGCCTGGCGGCGGCGCTCCCAGCTGGACTCCTTCCAAGGCCTGAAGAGAAACAGGATGCAGCGGTTTTATTTCAACAATCGGGAAG GTGTGATTCTGCCTGGAGAAACGAAAACCTTTACCTTCTTCTTCAAATCTTTGCATGCTGGCATCTTCAGGGAATATTGGGAGTTTGGAACTCACCCCACCCTATTAGGAGGGGCTCCCCTGCAGGTCAATCTCTACGCAGTCTCCCTGACCCAGGACATTtttagggaagaaaggaagttaCTGAAG CTCAAGCTGGCTGCCCACGAAGCAGTCACCATCGTGGAGAGCGTGCTGCAGGAGCTGCTGAGTGGGATCCTGACCCTGGAGCGTGTACAGTCCCCTGTGGACGCCTATCTCACTGAGGAGGACTTGTTCCACCATAGGAATCCTCGG CTGCATTACCAGCACCAAGTGGTGCAAAGCCTGCACGGCCTGTGGCGCCAGTTCTTGAACGTGCCCCCCAAGGCCGAGGAGGCCAGGCCCGGCAAGGATGAGCACCCCAGCCCCGGAGCCCGGGCTGCCGCGCCCCGGCCAGCCTCCTTGGAGAAGCCctctgtgagcagggagccttcaGCACACTTTAAGAGCCCAGTCCCAGAATCCCAACCGACCCGGCAGGAGAATGAGGCCCGAGATGCTTTTGGGCCCCAGAAGCCGGGAGTGGGGGCCCGGGCTTCTCATCGGAAGAGCATTATGGAGGAGATCCTGGTGGAGGAGAGCCCAGACCTGGGGAACACCAAGAGCCCCTGGGAGCTACATGGCCTTCCCCCCACCGAGTGGAATCTCTGCTTGGAGGATTTCAGAAAG GCAGTGATGACACTCCCTGAGGAGAACCAGAGGGAGGACGCCCTCATCAGGCTCAACAAAGCAGCCCTGGAGCTGTGCCAGGAGCAGAGGCCCCTGCAGTCCAACTTCCTGCACCAGACATG TTTGCAGCTGTGGCGGGATATGATCGATGGCCTGGTGAGCCATTCCCTGTGGCTGAGGGCTCTGCTGGGCCTGCCCGAGAAGGAGACCATCTATTTGGACATTCCAGAAGAGCAAG ATCGAAAGTCTCCTCTTGGCACGGAAGTGAAAGTAACCACCACGAAATTTGGGAAGGAGGACCGGAAAGGAGTAGCCCAGGAAAAGAAGCAGCTGGGAATCAAAGAGGACAGAAAAGCAGCCAAGTTGCTAGGGAAAGAG CAGGACCGTTCAAACAGCAAGAAGCACAAGGCAAAGGATGACAAGAAACCAATGAAATCTTCAAGTCGGGACGGGCTTTCCTTGGAAGAACCTGCCCCTGAGGGCACAACCACTTCTCAGGAGCCCACAGATCCCCTGGTCATGGAGAAGTACACCAAGAGACTGCACACGGAG GTCTACGGGCTGCTGGACACCCTAATGACTGACCTGATGGTCCTGGCTGACGAGCTCAGACCTGTAAAGGATGTCGAGGAGACTTTGCGTCTTTGCACCTGA